A single genomic interval of Camelina sativa cultivar DH55 chromosome 11, Cs, whole genome shotgun sequence harbors:
- the LOC104725661 gene encoding 21 kDa protein-like gives MSQFLCSLTIVFIFLASTNIQKTAAGPPSYSQNHKTFVKTACNSTTSPGKCYKSLSSYSTTIKSDPIKLCITALNLNVKSAKEATSVVSKLLKKSQKSTAGRKNKMLSETLILKDCLEEMKDTIIELKQAITEMKNLEDGDSVAEHITNVRTWVSSALTDEGTCTDGFEEVKVNKETTKKVKKVVEELAMTTSNTLALITNLRY, from the coding sequence ATGTCGCAGTTCCTCTGCTCTCTAACGATCGTCTTCATATTCCTAGCATCGACAAACATCCAAAAAACAGCAGCCGGTCCACCATCCTACTCCCAAAACCACAAAACGTTCGTGAAAACGGCTTGCAACTCGACAACATCCCCTGGCAAATGCTACAAGTCCTTATCCTCATACTCCACCACCATCAAATCCGACCCAATCAAGCTATGCATCACCGCGCTTAACCTAAACGTGAAATCCGCAAAGGAAGCGACTTCCGTAGTCTCTAAGCTTCTCAAAAAGTCTCAGAAATCCACCGCGGGACGAAAGAATAAAATGTTATCGGAGACACTTATTCTCAAGGATTGCCTCGAGGAGATGAAGGACACAATTATTGAGCTCAAGCAAGCGATCACAGAGATGAAGAATCTAGAAGACGGTGATTCTGTGGCTGAGCATATTACAAACGTTAGGACTTGGGTGAGCTCGGCGTTGACAGACGAAGGGACTTGCACGGACGGGTTCGAGGAGGTGAAAGTGAATAAAGAAACAACGAAGAAGGTTAAGAAGGTTGTTGAGGAACTTGCAATGACGACGAGTAATACCTTGGCGCTTATTACGAATCTACGTTACTAG